One genomic segment of Mustelus asterias chromosome 26, sMusAst1.hap1.1, whole genome shotgun sequence includes these proteins:
- the LOC144479699 gene encoding actin-5-like, translating to MFKKSQKLPSAEKQKGSKASPGTGQAKEGKPAAEVESEANPNCFILRTGALVIDMGSGLCKAGFAGQPRPDSVVGSILGYPRGKSKRCNIAVGRMVSTEPDLKLVQPTRQGIIVDWTAAEDLLRHAFYEDLKVSPEDHAILISDPPLCPTTNREKVAEFLFERFNVPAMHVSHQWVLAVYSYGKTTGLVVDSGDEVTHSVPVHEGYNMPDAISRIDLGGHDLTTYLMKLLSEAGNAFHEKGKYLVEDIKQKCCYVTIDYANEGTHLVDYELPDGHIITIGTERFKCPEALFNPSVMESSQEGIHIMVSNSLKRVQPQFRQLMYENVLLSGGSTLFDGFNIRFRKEIFHFAPNDIKTKIHAVPERKFAVWIGGSILASLHAFQSLWVRKEDYTEHGPLIVHRRCY from the coding sequence ATGTTTAAGAAAAGCCAGAAGCTTCCCAGTGCGGAGAAGCAGAAGGGATCCAAAGCTTCCCCAGGCACAGGGCAGGCTAAGGAGGGGAAGCCAGCAGCGGAGGTGGAATCGGAGGCGAATCCCAATTGCTTTATCCTGAGGACGGGAGCTCTGGTCATCGACATGGGATCGGGGCTTTGTAAAGCGGGATTCGCCGGGCAGCCGAGGCCGGACTCGGTGGTGGGCTCAATCCTGGGTTACCCGCGGGGCAAGAGCAAACGCTGCAACATCGcggtgggcagaatggtctccaccGAGCCAGACCTCAAACTGGTTCAGCCGACCCGCCAGGGGATCATTGTGGACTGGACGGCAGCCGAGGACCTCCTGCGGCATGCCTTCTACGAGGATCTGAAGGTGTCCCCGGAGGATCATGCCATCCTGATCTCagacccccctctctgccccaccaccaacagGGAGAAGGTCGCAGAGTTCCTGTTTGAGCGATTCAATGTCCCAGCCATGCATGTTTCCCACCAGTGGGTGCTGGCTGTCTACTCTTATGGCAAGACCACTGGGTTGGTGGTGGATTCTGGTGATGAGGTGACCCATTCTGTCCCGGTTCATGAGGGCTACAACATGCCCGATGCCATCAGTCGAATAGACCTGGGAGGGCACGACCTCACCACCTACCTGATGAAGTTACTAAGTGAGGCGGGGAACGCCTTCCATGAGAAGGGCAAGTACTTAGTGGAAGACATCAAGCAGAAATGCTGCTATGTGACCATTGACTATGCCAATGAGGGCACCCACCTGGTGGATTATGAGCTGCCTGATGGCCACATCATCACCATTGGGACAGAAAGGTTCAAATGCCCAGAGGCCCTCTTCAACCCATCAGTCATGGAGTCCAGCCAAGAAGGCATCCACATCATGGTCAGCAACAGTTTAAAAAGGGTCCAGCCACAGTTTAGGCAACTTATGTACGAAAATGTCCTGCTGAGTGGGGGCTCCACTTTGTTCGATGGCTTCAATATTCGCTTCCGCAAAGAGATTTTCCACTTCGCTCCTAATGACATTAAAACCAAAATCCATGCCGTCCCGGAGAGGAAGTTTGCCGTCTGGATTGGTGGCTCCATACTGGCCTCGCTACATGCCTTCCAGTCTCTGTGGGTTCGCAAAGAGGATTATACAGAACACGGCCCACTAATTGTGCATCGTCGGTGTTACTGa